The Verrucomicrobiia bacterium genome includes a region encoding these proteins:
- the radA gene encoding DNA repair protein RadA, whose product MAKARSTTLFVCSECGEEYIQWQGRCSNCGNWNTLKEFSIPSDRGPKGRAGGYSGQTESTAQKLSDITGDKLERRSTGVPEMDRVLGGGIVPGSVLLLGGDPGIGKSTLLLQVASIFKGNVLYVSGEESPEQIKLRAERLKLSSQDLSLLPATDVNVIATHIDQEKPDLLVIDSIQTMYDPAFPSTPGSIVQVRETAIRIQQIAKSRGLSVVLVGHITKEGTVAGPRTLEHLVDVVLYLEGESHHELRVLRAAKNRFGDASETGLFAMGEKGLEEVRNPAEFLLAERVQAPGSVLTAVMEGSRPILVEVQALTTPTVFGYPRRTVSGFDLNRLNLLLAVLQRRAGLDLSNQDVFVNVVGGLKIKDTAVDAAVCCALASALVGSSVDERLCVIGEVGLAGEIRTVTQQKRREKEVTTLGYTLAKHTKELRELLRSLGLLKPKSSKNSLPE is encoded by the coding sequence ATGGCCAAAGCACGCTCTACAACTCTTTTTGTTTGCTCCGAGTGCGGGGAAGAATATATCCAGTGGCAGGGAAGGTGTTCTAATTGTGGTAACTGGAACACGCTAAAGGAGTTTTCTATCCCTTCTGACCGTGGACCAAAGGGGCGTGCTGGTGGCTACAGCGGGCAGACAGAATCTACCGCTCAAAAACTTTCCGATATTACCGGCGACAAACTAGAGCGCCGCTCTACCGGTGTGCCGGAAATGGACCGGGTGCTTGGTGGAGGAATTGTACCTGGAAGCGTGCTCTTGCTTGGGGGAGACCCGGGAATTGGTAAAAGTACCCTTCTCCTTCAAGTGGCCTCTATTTTCAAGGGGAATGTACTCTACGTGAGCGGTGAGGAATCCCCAGAGCAAATTAAGCTGCGGGCGGAGCGCCTCAAGCTTTCCTCACAAGACCTTTCGCTTCTGCCAGCTACGGACGTGAATGTCATCGCCACTCATATTGATCAGGAAAAACCTGACCTTTTGGTTATCGATTCCATTCAGACCATGTACGACCCGGCTTTCCCTTCTACACCAGGAAGTATTGTACAGGTACGCGAGACGGCCATTCGTATTCAGCAGATTGCCAAAAGCAGGGGGCTCTCAGTTGTCCTGGTTGGGCATATCACTAAAGAGGGTACTGTGGCTGGCCCGCGCACCCTTGAGCACTTGGTAGATGTAGTTCTTTACTTGGAGGGTGAGTCCCACCATGAACTGCGTGTGCTCCGCGCTGCCAAGAACCGTTTTGGCGATGCCTCAGAAACCGGCCTCTTTGCCATGGGTGAAAAGGGGTTGGAAGAAGTGCGTAACCCTGCAGAGTTCCTGCTGGCTGAACGTGTACAGGCACCGGGTTCTGTCCTTACTGCCGTTATGGAAGGAAGCCGGCCTATCTTGGTCGAGGTGCAGGCGCTTACTACGCCCACGGTTTTTGGCTATCCACGCCGTACCGTTTCCGGTTTTGACCTTAACCGTCTCAACCTTCTCCTGGCCGTGCTGCAACGCCGGGCAGGGCTGGACCTGAGTAATCAAGATGTCTTTGTGAACGTAGTAGGTGGGCTTAAGATTAAAGACACTGCGGTAGATGCTGCCGTCTGCTGCGCGCTTGCCTCTGCACTCGTAGGAAGTTCCGTAGATGAGCGCCTTTGCGTTATTGGGGAAGTTGGGTTGGCGGGCGAAATCCGTACCGTTACCCAGCAGAAGCGTCGGGAAAAAGAGGTGACAACATTGGGTTACACCTTGGCCAAGCATACAAAAGAGCTCCGGGAGTTACTCCGGAGCCTTGGTCTCCTCAAGCCTAAAAGTTCTAAAAATTCATTACCTGAGTAA